The Streptomyces durmitorensis genome contains the following window.
CAGGAGGTATCCCGCCTGGCCGACCGATGACCAGGCGAGCAGCCGGACGGCGCTGTACGCGCGCGTGGACTGCTGGCGCAGCGCCGCCACGTTGCCCGCGGTCATGGTGAGGGCGGCGAGCACGGCCAGTGCGGGGCCCCACACGTCCGCGTACGAGGGGAAGGCGACGACGGTGACGAGGATCAGGCCGGTGAAGCCGACCGCCTTGCCGACCACGGAGAGGTAGGCCGCCACCGGCAAGGGGGCGCCCACGTAGGTGTCGGGCACCCAGAAGTGGAAGGGCACGGCGGCCACCTTGAAGGCGAAGCCGACCAGGGTGAGGGCGACGCCGGTCTGGGCGAGCGTGTCGAGCTGTCCGTCGACGTGCTGGAGCTCTTCGGCGATCTCCGTGAGGTGCAGGGTGCCGGTCGCGGCGTACACGAAGCTGACGCCCATCAGCGTCACGGCGGTCGCGGTGACGGAGGAGAGGAAGAACTTCAGGGCCGCTTCGGAGGACCGCTTGTCGCCGTGCCGCAGGCCCACGAGCGCGAAGGCGGGCAGCGAGGCGACCTCCAGGGCGACGACGAGCGTGGCGAGATCGCGCGAGGCGGGCAGCAGCGCGGCGCCCGCGGCGGAGGAGAGCAGCAGGAACCAGAACTCCCCTTCGGGGAGTTCCTTCTCCGTGCCGTTCGCGTCCTTGAGCGCGCTCATCGAGAGCAGCGCGGCCAGCAGGGCGCCGCCGAGGACGAGCAGTTGGATGACGAGCGTGAAGCGGTCGGCGGTGTAGCTGCAGGCGTCCGCGCCGCCGGTCAGGCAGAACGTCGAGCGGTCGTCGTTCAGGATCGGCAGCAGGGAGAGCGCGGCGACGGCGAGGCCCGCCACGGAGATCCAGCCGAGCAGCGCCTTCTTCTTGTCGCCCACGAAGAGGTCGGCGACGAGCACGAGGAGACCGACGACGGCCGCGATGGTGGGCGGAGCGATCGCGAGCCAGTCGACGGACTGGACGACGCCGGCGGCGCTTTCGGCGGCCACGGTCACGACTTGCCTCCTGAGAGGAGCTGCTGCACGGCCGGGTCGGTGAGGCCGAGCAGAGCGGCGGGCCAGAGTCCGGCGAGGACGGTGAGGGCGACGAGCGGGGTCCAGGCGGCGAACTCATAGCCCTGGACGTCGGCGAGCGCCGGGGTATCGGTCGTGGCGGCGCCCTGGGGCATCGGGCCCATGCAGACGCGGCGTACGACGATGAGCATGTACGCGGCGGTGAGCAGGGTGCCGAAGGCGGCGATCGCCATGAAGGTGAGGAAGGCGGGGCGGCTGAGGTCGTCGGCGGGCTTGAACGCGCCGAACAGGGCGAGCATCTCGCCCCAGAACCCGGCCAGGCCCGGCAGGCCCAGCGAGGCGACGGCGCCGAAGGCGAGGAGGCCGCCCAGGCGCGGGGCCTTGCCGTAGAGCGCTGCGCCCGATTCCTGCGCGAGGGTGTCGAGGTCGCTGGTGCCGGTGCGGTCCTTCAGCGCGCCCACGAGGAAGAACAGCAGGCCGGTGATGAGACCGTGCGCGATGTTGGCGAACAGCGCGCCGTTCACGCCGGTCGGGCTCATCGTCGAGATGCCGAGCAGGACGAAGCCCATGTGGCCCACGGACGAGTACGCGATGAGGCGCTTGAGGTCGCCCTTCGCGCCCTGCTTGGCGAGGGCGAGGCAGGCGAGCGAGCCGTAGATGATCCCGACGACCGCGAAGGCCGCGAGGTACGGCGCGAACTCCCGCATCCCGTCCGGCGCGACCGGCAGCAGGATCCGGACGAAGCCGTACGTGCCCATCTTCAGCATCACACCGGCCAGCAGGACCGAGCCGACGGTGGGCGCGGCGGTGTGCGCGTCCGGCAGCCAGCTGTGCAGCGGCCACATCGGCGTCTTGACCGCGAGCCCGATCCCGATCGCCAAAACCGCGATGACCTGCACGGATGTGGTCAGCCCGCGGCCGTTGTCAGTGGCGAGTGCCACCATGTCGAATGTGCCGGACTTGAGGCCGATGAGGAGGAGACCGAGCAGCATCACGACGGAGCCGAGCAGCGTGTAGAGGATGAACTTCCAAGCCGCTTGCGTGCGTTGGGCGCCGCCCCAGCGCGCGATGAGGAAGTACATCGGGATGAGGACCATCTCGAACGCCAGGAAGAACAGCAGCAGATCGAGGACGGCGAAGGTCGCGAGGGTGCCGGACTCGAGCACGAGGATCAGCGCGACGAATGCCTTGGGAGACGGGCCCGCAGGCATTTTGAAGTAGGAGTGCAGCGCGCAGAGGAAGGTCAGCAGCGCGGTCAGGACCAGGAGGGGGAGCGAGATGCCGTCGATGCCGAGGTGGATGCGCACGTCGAGTGCGGGGATCCAGCTGATATCGGTCGTGGCCTGCATCTTTGACGGGTGGTCATGGTCGAAGCCGAGCGCCAGGACGATCGCCGCGATGAGGATGACGCCGGTCACGATCACGCCGTGGCGCAGCACGGCCTGGTCGGGCGACTTCCCCTTCAGTCCGGGCGGGGCCGGGAGCAGGGCGGCCACGGCGCCGAGGAGCGGGCCGACCACGATCAACGCCAGAAGAAGCTGCATCACGGATTCACTGATATCGATCACGGCTGCTCACGCTCCGACGGTGGCGACGAGGACGGCGGCGACAGCCAGGACGACGGTGCCTGCGAGCAGCGCGCTCAGGTAGGTCTGCACGTTGCCGGTCTGCGCGCGGCGGACGGCCGCGCCGAGCCAGCGGGGTGCGGTGCCCGCGCCGCGTACGTACGTGTCGACGACCTCGCGGTCCAGGAACCGGACCAGGCGCGCGGCGGCCTGGACGGGGCGCACGAACAGCGCGGCGTAGAGGGCGTCGAGGTGGAAGCCGACGGCGGCGTGCCGGTGCAGCGGGCCGAGCAGGAGGCGGCCGGGGTCGGCCGGGTCGTGGGCGGCGGCCACGTCTCCGTAGGCGGGGGTGTGTGTGGCGATGGCCTCGGCCTCGACCAGGCCTCCGTCGGCCCCCGCGTCGACGGCGACCGCGCCCATCGGGTGGCGGACGGCGAGCGCCGTGGTGTGGCGCCAGGCTCCGTACGTGACGAGCCCGCCGACGAGGGCGAGTCCCGTGCCGAGGACGGAGGTGGTGAGGGTCGGGGTGAGCGAGTGGCCGTCGAACCAGTCCGGCAGGACGCCGACGGTGAGGCCGAAGGCGAGTGAGGGCACGGCGAGCACCCAGAGCACGGCGGTCATCGTGATGGGCTGGCGGCCGTGGTCCGGGGCTGCGGGGCCCTGGCCGTTGAAGGCGAGGAGCCACAGGCGCGTCGCGTAGGCCGCGGTGAGCAGGGCGGTGACGAGACCGGCGACGAGGACGATCCAGCCCGCCGCGGTGGGGGCGGTCTCGGAGTGTCCGGTGGCCGCGTGCTCGGCGGCGCCCAGGACGGCTTCCTTGGAGAAGAAGCCGCTGAAGGGCGGGATCGCGGCGAGCGCGAGGAGCGCCACGGTCATCGTCCAGAAGGCGTCGGGAACCCGGTCGCGCAGGCCCTTCATGCGGGACATCGCGGCGAGGGAGTTGGTGCCGGCGGCGTGGATGATCACGCCCGCTCCGAGGAAGAGGAGCGCCTTGAAGGCGCCGTGCGAGAGGAGGTGGAAGACGGCGGCCCCGCGGTCGCCGACGGCGAGGGCGCCGGTCAGATAGCCGAGCTGGCCGATCGTCGAGTAGGCGAGGACGCGCTTGATGTCGTCCTGGGCGAGCGCGGCCAGGGCCGATCCCGCCATCGTGACGGCGGCCATGACGGCGAGGACGACCAGGGCTGCCGACGAGGCGGCGAAGACCGGGAGGAGCCGGGCCACGAAGTAGACACCGGCGGCGACCATCGTCGCGGCGTGGATGAGCGCGGAGACGGGGGTCGGGCCGGCCATCGCGTCGGGCAGCCAGGTGTGCAGCGGGAACTGCGCGGACTTGCCCGCCACACCGGCCAGGAGCAGCAGGGCGATCAGCGTCGGGTGGTCCAGGCCGCCGTCGGCGACCTTCGCGAGGATCGTCGTGATGCGGAACGACCCGGCGTCGACGGCGAGCGCGAACAGGCCGATCAGGAAGGGGACGTCGCCGAGCTTGGTGACCAGGAAGGCCTTGAGGGAGGCGGCGCGGGCTTCGGGCGTCTCCCAGTAGTGGCCGACGAGGAAGTACGAGCAGATGCCCATGATCTCCCAGCCGACCAGGAGCACCATCAGGTCGCCGGAGTAGACGACGAGCAGCATCGCGGAGGTGAAGAGGGAGACGAGAGCGGCGTACGAGGGGTAGCGCGGGTCGTCGCGCAGGTAACCCGTCGAGTAGATCTGCACGCAGGAGGCGACGACGCCGACCAGGACGGCGACCAGGGCGGCGAAGCCGTCGATGTGCAGGGCGAGTTCGATGGGGACCGAGCCGGTCGGGGTGAGCTCGGTGGCGGAGTCGATGTCGGCGCCGCCGCCGTGGCGGGCCGCGACCAGGACGGCGATGACCAGCGCCGCCAGGGTGGGCAGCACCGCGAGGGGGCGTACGAGACCCGGGACGGTGCGGCCGAGCAGCAGGCCTGCGACCGCGCCGAGGAACGGCAGGAGGGGGACGAGTACGGCGAGGGTGGTCGTGGTCACGCGGTGGCCTCAGCCTTCTGCGACTTCTGCGACTTCTCTGCCGGGGCGGGCTCCTCGGTGGCCGCGCCCTCGGCATCGTCTTCGGGGTCGTCGGGGCCCTCGGCGGTGTCGCGGAGTTCGTCGACGGCGGAGGAGCCGCGGTTGCGGTAGACCGCGAGGACGATCGCGAGGCCGATGCCGATCTCCGCCGCGGCGATGGCGATGGTGAAGAGGGTCAGGGCCTGGCCGGAGTGGAGGGCGTCGCGGAGCCAGACGTCGAAGGCGACCAGGTTGAGGTTGACGGCGTTGAGCATCAGCTCGACGGACATCAGGACCAGGATCGCGTTGCGGCGTGCGAGGACTCCGTACAGGCCTACGCAGAAGAGGAGGACGGCCAGGACGGCGGGATAGGCGAGGTGCATCAGCGCTGCTCCTTGTCGCCGGTAGTGCCGGTGTCGCCGTTCAGGCGGGTCATGCGGGCGTTCCTGCGGGAGAGGACGATCGCGCCGACCAGGGCGGCGAGGAGCAGGACCGAGAGGGCCTCGAAGGGCAGCACCCAGTGCTGGAAGAGGAACTTTCCGGTCACGGCGGTGGAGCCCTGGGCCTCGTCGGCGGCGCGGTCGAGGTCGATCCAGGTCGTCCGGAAGGCGTCGACGACGACCCAGACCAGGGCGGCCGCCGCGAGGACGGCCACCGCGAGCGCGACCGGACGATTGCCCGAATCGGCGTCCGGGGAGCGGCCGATGGGGGCCCGCGTCAGCATCAGACCGAAGAGGAGGAGGACGACGACGGAGCCGACGTAGATGAGGACCTGCACCCAGGCGATGAACTCGGCGGTGAGCAGGAGGTACTCGACAGCCAGGCCGCCGAGCGTCGCCACCAGCCACAGGGCGGCGTGCACCAGCTGCTTGGTGGTGACGGTGACGATCGCCGAGCCGAGGGTGACGAGGCCGACCAGGAGGAAGGCGATCTCCACCCCTGTCGGGGAGAGGAAGCCTTGGGGGGCGTTGGCCGCCAGGGGGGCCAGAGGGGCGGTTGCTGCGAGGGTCACGCGTCTCCCTCCGGTCCGGCTGCTTCGGCTTCCTGGGCCGCGGCGAGCTTCTCCGCCGCCTTGCGGGCGGTGACGATCTCCTTGGGCTCCTCGGCCGCGGGGTCCAGGGCCGGCGGGGCCGGGACCGTCCACATCCAGTCGCGGAGCTTGTCGCGCTCGTGGGTGAGTTCGTGGATGTCGGTCTCGGCGTACTCGAACTCCGGGGACCAGAACAGTGCGTCGAAGGGGCAGACCTCGATGCAGATGCCGCAGTACATGCAGAGGGAGAAGTCGATGGCGAAGCGGTCGAGGACGTTGCGGCTGCGCTCGCGGCCGCCTTCGACGGCCGGCGGGACCGTCTCCTTGTGGGAGTCGATGTAGATGCACCAGTCCGGGCACTCACGGGCGCAGAGCATGCAGACCGTGCAGTTCTCCTCGAAGAGACCGATGACGCCCCGGGTGCGGGGCGGGAGTTCGGGCTGGTGCTCCGGGTACTGCTCGGTGACGGTCTTCTTCGTCATCGTGCGGAGGGTGACGGCGAGGCCCTTGGCCAGGCCGCTGCCAGGGATCGGAGGCATTAGTTGATCGCCACCTTCACGATTCCGGTGAGCGCGATCTGCGCGAGGGCGAGCGGGACGAGGAGGGTCCAGGAGAGCTTCTGGAGCTGGTCCTCGCGGAGACGGGGGTAGCTGACGCGCAGCCAGATCACGAGGAAGGCGAGTACGCCCGTCTTCAGGAGGGTCCAGACCCAGCCGAGGCCGTCGGCGCCCCAGGGGCCGTGCCAGCCGCCGAGGAAGAGGACGGTGGTGAGGCCGCAGAGGACGACGATTCCGGCGTACTCGGCGAGGAGGAAGAGGGCGAAGCGCAGGCCCGTGTACTCGGTGTACGCACCGAAGATGATCTCCGAGTCGGCGACCGGCATGTCGAAGGGCGGGCGCTGGAGTTCGGCGAGGCCCGCGACGAAGAAGACGAGGGCGCCGACGATCTGCCAGGGCAGCCACCACCACTCGAAGGCGTTGAGGATGCCGGGCAGCGACACCGTCCCCGCCGCCATCGCGACCGAGGCCGCGGCGAGCAGCATCGGGAGTTCGTACGCGAGGAGCTGGGCGGCGGTGCGCAGGCCACCGAGGAGGGAGAACTTGTTGGCGCTCGCCCAGCCCGCCATGAGCGAGCCGAGTACGCCGACGCCCATGACCGCGAGCACGAAGAAGATGCCCGCGTCGACGAGTTGGCCGACGGCGCCTTCGCTCGGGCCGATGGGGATGGCCACCAGGACGAGGAGGTAGGGCAGCAGGGCGACGGCGGGGGCAAGCTGGAAGATGCGGCGGTCGGCCTCGGCCGGTACGACGTCCTCCTTCTGCGCGAACTTGACTCCGTCGGCGACGAGCTGGGCCCAGCCGTGGAAGCCGCCCGCGTGCATGGGGCCGAGGCGGCCCTGCATGTGGGCCATCACCTTGTGCTCGGTCTGGCCGATGACCAGGGGCAGGACGAGGAAGACGGCGAAGACGATGAGGAGACGCAGGGCGACGTCGAGCGCGTCGGTCACTCCGTGCCTCCTGGGCGGTCGTTCTCTGCGGGCTGGTCGTTCTCTGCGGGCTGGCCGTTGGCTTCGGGCTGGCCGTTGGTTTCGGGGCCGTTGTCTTCAGGGCCGTCGGGGCCGTTGTCTTCGGTGGTGTCGGCGGGCTTCTTGGTGTCCTCGAACGCCGGGCGGGCCTGGTGCCATGGGGCGTCGGAACTGGCCGGGGGCTTCTCGGACTTCGCCTCGGGTGCCGAGGCAGCCTCCGCCTTCGGCTCCGGCGTCTTCGACTCCGGCGGCGGTTCCGGCGCCGGTCGCTGCGACGCCGAGCCCTGGCTCACGCTGCGCGACCGGCGCGGAGCAGGTGCCTCCGGCTGCGCGCCCTCGGCCTGACCCGCAGCCGCCGAACCCGCGGCCGCAGGCCCGCCAGCCGCCTGGCTCGCCGAGCCCTCGCCCGCCGTGCGCGCCCGGCGTACGGGACGGTCGCCTGCCGCGCGGGCGGCGCCGCGGGCCGGGCGGGCCGGGGCCGCGGGGAGTTGGCCCTTCAGGGGGCCCCATTCGTTCGGGTCGGGTACGCCCGGAGGCAGCATCTGGCGGCGCTTGGGACCGCCGTGCTCCGACTCCCCCGGCTCCTTCGCGCCGGGCCACGCCTTCGCGACCCGCGCCGCCAGGACGAAGTCCTTGCGCAGGGGGTGGCCTTCGAAGGTGTCCGGCAGGAGCAGCGGCACCAGGTGCGGGTGGCCTTCGAAAGCGACGCCGAACATCTCGTGCGTCTCGCGCTCGTGCCACGCCGCGCCCGCGTAGACGTCGACCGCGGTCGGCAGGACCGGGGCGTCGTGCGGGACGGTCGTACGGATGAGGAGACGACGTACCGGAGAGAGGGCGACGACGTGGGCCGAGACGAGAAAGCCCGTGCCCGGTTCGTCGACGGCGCTCAGCCAGTCGAAGTAGGTGCAGGTCAGGGTCGTGCGCGCGGTTTCGAGCGCCGCGATCCACGAGCTCGGCGGGACGTCGACCGTCAGGAGGTCGTACGACTCGTCCGCCGTGGCCTCCGCGCCGAAGAGCTCCTCGACGGGGCTCGGCAGCCAGCCGGTCATGCCTTCCCCTCCCCCGCCACGGACTCGGGCCCGGACCCGGACTCGGCCCCGGACCGGGACTCAGCCCCGGAATCAGCCCCGGACGCACTCGCCGCCGGCGGCTTCACGAGTCCGCTCTGCAGAGCCGCCACCGAAGGGCGTCCACCAGTGCCGTACCGCTCCGCCAGCGACTCCCGAGCGATCTTCTCCTGGAGCTTGAGGATGCCCTGGAGCAGCGCTTCGGGTCGGGGCGGGCAACCGGGTACGTACACGTCGACCGGAATGATCTGGTCGACGCCCTTGGTCACCGCGTACGAATCCCAGTACGGACCGCCGCAGTTGGAGCAGGCGCCGAAGGAGATGACGTACTTGGGCTCGGGCATCTGCTCGTACAGGCGCTTCACGGCCGGGGCCATCTTGTCCGTGACCGTGCCCGACACCACCATCAGGTCGGCCTGGCGCGGGCCGGGCGCGAACGGGATCACGCCGAGCCGGATGAAGTCGTGCCGGGCCATGGAGGCGGCGATGAACTCGATGGCGCAACAGGCGAGGCCGAAGTTGAAGACCCACAGCGAGTACCGGCGGCCCCAGTTGAGGACCACCTTCATCGGCTCGGGTGCCAGGCGCGAGAGCACGCCCAGCTTCTGCGGCTCGGGCGTGGGGAGCAGGGTCGGCTCGGGCAGGAGCACGGGCTCCGGGGTCACGTCCATGTGAGGACGCCCTTCTTGTATGCGTACAGCAGGCCCACGGTCAGGAAGCCGAGGAAGATGAACATCTCCACCAGCGTCGTCGCACCGTAGCCGGGCGCGGCGAAAACCGTCGCCCAGGGGAAGAGGAAGATCGAGTCGACGGCGAAGATGACGTAGAGGAACGCGTAGACGTAGTAGCGGACCTGGGTGTGGGCCCAGCCGTCGCCGACCGGGTCGACGCCGCACTCGTACGTCAGGAGCTTCTCGGGTGTCGGCACGACGGGCCGCAGCAGCCGCCCCGCACCGAAGGCGACGGCGACGAACAGCACGCCGACGACGGCGAGCAGTCCGACGACGGAGTACGACTGGTAGTAGCTCGCCGCGACGTCTGTCACGTGCACGTCAGCCCCTCACTCCCTGACCGCCTCTGACACTCATCACTGTTCGACGATCTGTACGCACGGGAGTCTAGGGCCTGCTAAAGACGAGGTAAGCAGAGCGTCACGCATCGGCAAGGACTGATCGGCCGTGACGGGGCGCCTCGGGTGAACCGCGGGTGCACCGCGAGTGCACCGGCGGGTGCACCGACGGGTGGGGTTATCCCCCGGGAGTCCGGGCGGCCCTCCTCATGGCATCGCGGCGACAAGCCGTGCACTCTGGCGCGTATGACCGCAAGCACCAGGCCCTCGTCCACGCCCCCGCCACCACCCGCGCGCTTCGCGGCGTACGACCGGCAGACCTGGAAGGAGATCGCCCACCTCCTCGCCAACCTGCCGCTGGGCGTGGCCGGTTTCGTGTACGTGGTCGTGACGCTCGCGGCCGGCGGCGGTCTCGCCGTGACCGTCGTCGGCCTGCCGCTGCTCGCGGGCGCGCTCCTCGGTGCGCGCCTCATCGGCAAGTGGGAGCGGGCGCGGGCGCGGATGCTGCTCGGGCTGCGGATCGACGAGCCGAGTCCGATGCCGAGGCAGCGGGGGCACGGCTTCTTCGGCTGGCTGTGGACGAGCCTGAAGGATCCGGTCGGCTGGCGCACGATGCTGTACTCGTTCATGCGGCTGCCCTGGGGCGTGGTGACGTTCACCGTCAGCGTGATCGGGCTCTTCGTGCTGTGGCCGGTGCTCCCTTACATCGTGCGCGGACTGACCAACGCCGATCGCGCGATGGTGCGCGGACTCCTCTCGCCCTCCGACGAACTGGAGCGGCGCATCGTCGAGTTGGAGTCGGACCGCGGCGTCGTGGTCGACACGGCGGCGGCCGACCTGCGCCGCATCGAGCGCGACCTGCACGACGGGGCACAGGCCCGCCTGGTGGCGCTCGCCATGGGGCTCGGTCTGGCCAAGGAGAAGCTCCTGGAGGGGCAGGCCGACGACACGGTGGCGGCGATGGTCGACGAGGCGCACGGCGAGGTGAAGCTCGCCCTCCAGGAGCTGCGCGACCTCGCCCGCGGCATCCACCCCGCGGTCCTGACCGACCGAGGCCTGGACGCGGCACTGTCCTCGCTCGCCGCCCGGTGCACGGTCCCGGTGAAGGTGACGGCCGATCTGCCGTCGCGCCCGGCCGCGGCGATCGAGGGCAGCGCGTACTTCACGGTCTCCGAGCTCCTGCAGAACGTCAGCAAGCACAGCGGGGCGCGTACGGCGTCCGTGGAGGTGTGGCGCGCCGATCAGCGCCTCCTCATCCAGGTGTGGGACGACGGCCGGGGCGGCGCGAGTCTGGACGGGGGCACGGGCATGGCGGGGCTCGCGGACCGGCTCGGCGCGGTCGACGGCCTGTTCGTGATCGACTCCCCGGAGGGCGGGCCCACGACGATCACGGCGGAGCTGCCGTGGCGGGACCGGGACCACGCAGCCCAGGGATGACGCACGGGGGCCCGGGGGTAGGGAAAACCCCCGGTCCAAGACACCTACGCACCACATGGTCCGGATCAGCCTCGGCCAGCACTCTGGAGATACCGCGGGAACCGCGGACCGCAGACCGCGCACCGCGAACCCGCACACCGCGCACCGCGCA
Protein-coding sequences here:
- a CDS encoding NADH-quinone oxidoreductase subunit N, which gives rise to MTVAAESAAGVVQSVDWLAIAPPTIAAVVGLLVLVADLFVGDKKKALLGWISVAGLAVAALSLLPILNDDRSTFCLTGGADACSYTADRFTLVIQLLVLGGALLAALLSMSALKDANGTEKELPEGEFWFLLLSSAAGAALLPASRDLATLVVALEVASLPAFALVGLRHGDKRSSEAALKFFLSSVTATAVTLMGVSFVYAATGTLHLTEIAEELQHVDGQLDTLAQTGVALTLVGFAFKVAAVPFHFWVPDTYVGAPLPVAAYLSVVGKAVGFTGLILVTVVAFPSYADVWGPALAVLAALTMTAGNVAALRQQSTRAYSAVRLLAWSSVGQAGYLLVPIAAAGYADNPAEAEKAIGSTVAYALMYAAVNLGAFAVAALVGRTQRLNRVSDYRGLYARSPLAALVLGFFLLCLAGLPPGIIGLFAKVTVFSAAVDAGLGWLTVVMAVNVVIALFYYLQWTALLFRAPEGEPVKHRVPAPLTAAIALTAVLGIALSGAPQLVLRFSDTGLF
- a CDS encoding NADH-quinone oxidoreductase subunit M, with the protein product MIDISESVMQLLLALIVVGPLLGAVAALLPAPPGLKGKSPDQAVLRHGVIVTGVILIAAIVLALGFDHDHPSKMQATTDISWIPALDVRIHLGIDGISLPLLVLTALLTFLCALHSYFKMPAGPSPKAFVALILVLESGTLATFAVLDLLLFFLAFEMVLIPMYFLIARWGGAQRTQAAWKFILYTLLGSVVMLLGLLLIGLKSGTFDMVALATDNGRGLTTSVQVIAVLAIGIGLAVKTPMWPLHSWLPDAHTAAPTVGSVLLAGVMLKMGTYGFVRILLPVAPDGMREFAPYLAAFAVVGIIYGSLACLALAKQGAKGDLKRLIAYSSVGHMGFVLLGISTMSPTGVNGALFANIAHGLITGLLFFLVGALKDRTGTSDLDTLAQESGAALYGKAPRLGGLLAFGAVASLGLPGLAGFWGEMLALFGAFKPADDLSRPAFLTFMAIAAFGTLLTAAYMLIVVRRVCMGPMPQGAATTDTPALADVQGYEFAAWTPLVALTVLAGLWPAALLGLTDPAVQQLLSGGKS
- a CDS encoding NADH-quinone oxidoreductase subunit 5 family protein, translated to MTTTTLAVLVPLLPFLGAVAGLLLGRTVPGLVRPLAVLPTLAALVIAVLVAARHGGGADIDSATELTPTGSVPIELALHIDGFAALVAVLVGVVASCVQIYSTGYLRDDPRYPSYAALVSLFTSAMLLVVYSGDLMVLLVGWEIMGICSYFLVGHYWETPEARAASLKAFLVTKLGDVPFLIGLFALAVDAGSFRITTILAKVADGGLDHPTLIALLLLAGVAGKSAQFPLHTWLPDAMAGPTPVSALIHAATMVAAGVYFVARLLPVFAASSAALVVLAVMAAVTMAGSALAALAQDDIKRVLAYSTIGQLGYLTGALAVGDRGAAVFHLLSHGAFKALLFLGAGVIIHAAGTNSLAAMSRMKGLRDRVPDAFWTMTVALLALAAIPPFSGFFSKEAVLGAAEHAATGHSETAPTAAGWIVLVAGLVTALLTAAYATRLWLLAFNGQGPAAPDHGRQPITMTAVLWVLAVPSLAFGLTVGVLPDWFDGHSLTPTLTTSVLGTGLALVGGLVTYGAWRHTTALAVRHPMGAVAVDAGADGGLVEAEAIATHTPAYGDVAAAHDPADPGRLLLGPLHRHAAVGFHLDALYAALFVRPVQAAARLVRFLDREVVDTYVRGAGTAPRWLGAAVRRAQTGNVQTYLSALLAGTVVLAVAAVLVATVGA
- the nuoK gene encoding NADH-quinone oxidoreductase subunit NuoK, translated to MHLAYPAVLAVLLFCVGLYGVLARRNAILVLMSVELMLNAVNLNLVAFDVWLRDALHSGQALTLFTIAIAAAEIGIGLAIVLAVYRNRGSSAVDELRDTAEGPDDPEDDAEGAATEEPAPAEKSQKSQKAEATA
- a CDS encoding NADH-quinone oxidoreductase subunit J family protein translates to MTLAATAPLAPLAANAPQGFLSPTGVEIAFLLVGLVTLGSAIVTVTTKQLVHAALWLVATLGGLAVEYLLLTAEFIAWVQVLIYVGSVVVLLLFGLMLTRAPIGRSPDADSGNRPVALAVAVLAAAALVWVVVDAFRTTWIDLDRAADEAQGSTAVTGKFLFQHWVLPFEALSVLLLAALVGAIVLSRRNARMTRLNGDTGTTGDKEQR
- a CDS encoding NuoI/complex I 23 kDa subunit family protein; the encoded protein is MPPIPGSGLAKGLAVTLRTMTKKTVTEQYPEHQPELPPRTRGVIGLFEENCTVCMLCARECPDWCIYIDSHKETVPPAVEGGRERSRNVLDRFAIDFSLCMYCGICIEVCPFDALFWSPEFEYAETDIHELTHERDKLRDWMWTVPAPPALDPAAEEPKEIVTARKAAEKLAAAQEAEAAGPEGDA
- a CDS encoding complex I subunit 1/NuoH family protein; the protein is MTDALDVALRLLIVFAVFLVLPLVIGQTEHKVMAHMQGRLGPMHAGGFHGWAQLVADGVKFAQKEDVVPAEADRRIFQLAPAVALLPYLLVLVAIPIGPSEGAVGQLVDAGIFFVLAVMGVGVLGSLMAGWASANKFSLLGGLRTAAQLLAYELPMLLAAASVAMAAGTVSLPGILNAFEWWWLPWQIVGALVFFVAGLAELQRPPFDMPVADSEIIFGAYTEYTGLRFALFLLAEYAGIVVLCGLTTVLFLGGWHGPWGADGLGWVWTLLKTGVLAFLVIWLRVSYPRLREDQLQKLSWTLLVPLALAQIALTGIVKVAIN
- a CDS encoding NADH-quinone oxidoreductase subunit C; the protein is MTGWLPSPVEELFGAEATADESYDLLTVDVPPSSWIAALETARTTLTCTYFDWLSAVDEPGTGFLVSAHVVALSPVRRLLIRTTVPHDAPVLPTAVDVYAGAAWHERETHEMFGVAFEGHPHLVPLLLPDTFEGHPLRKDFVLAARVAKAWPGAKEPGESEHGGPKRRQMLPPGVPDPNEWGPLKGQLPAAPARPARGAARAAGDRPVRRARTAGEGSASQAAGGPAAAGSAAAGQAEGAQPEAPAPRRSRSVSQGSASQRPAPEPPPESKTPEPKAEAASAPEAKSEKPPASSDAPWHQARPAFEDTKKPADTTEDNGPDGPEDNGPETNGQPEANGQPAENDQPAENDRPGGTE
- a CDS encoding NADH-quinone oxidoreductase subunit B encodes the protein MDVTPEPVLLPEPTLLPTPEPQKLGVLSRLAPEPMKVVLNWGRRYSLWVFNFGLACCAIEFIAASMARHDFIRLGVIPFAPGPRQADLMVVSGTVTDKMAPAVKRLYEQMPEPKYVISFGACSNCGGPYWDSYAVTKGVDQIIPVDVYVPGCPPRPEALLQGILKLQEKIARESLAERYGTGGRPSVAALQSGLVKPPAASASGADSGAESRSGAESGSGPESVAGEGKA
- a CDS encoding NADH-quinone oxidoreductase subunit A; protein product: MHVTDVAASYYQSYSVVGLLAVVGVLFVAVAFGAGRLLRPVVPTPEKLLTYECGVDPVGDGWAHTQVRYYVYAFLYVIFAVDSIFLFPWATVFAAPGYGATTLVEMFIFLGFLTVGLLYAYKKGVLTWT
- a CDS encoding sensor histidine kinase; the encoded protein is MTASTRPSSTPPPPPARFAAYDRQTWKEIAHLLANLPLGVAGFVYVVVTLAAGGGLAVTVVGLPLLAGALLGARLIGKWERARARMLLGLRIDEPSPMPRQRGHGFFGWLWTSLKDPVGWRTMLYSFMRLPWGVVTFTVSVIGLFVLWPVLPYIVRGLTNADRAMVRGLLSPSDELERRIVELESDRGVVVDTAAADLRRIERDLHDGAQARLVALAMGLGLAKEKLLEGQADDTVAAMVDEAHGEVKLALQELRDLARGIHPAVLTDRGLDAALSSLAARCTVPVKVTADLPSRPAAAIEGSAYFTVSELLQNVSKHSGARTASVEVWRADQRLLIQVWDDGRGGASLDGGTGMAGLADRLGAVDGLFVIDSPEGGPTTITAELPWRDRDHAAQG